TCTGTTAAACCTAAACCACTGGGGAGATAAAAGCCGCGTCGTGCTAAGCGTTCAGCAACAGGGCAACTTACATCTGTTAATAAACCCAATTTATGCATCACAGGTTGTTCATGTAGGCACCAAAAAAATGGACGAGTGCCAATTCCCTTTTCTCTAAGTTTCTGCATAGCTACCTGTGCATCAAACGTATAACGATCGCCTAACACAAGCCCATAAACCCAATAAATATTCTCAGCATAATCAGTATAAGCTACAGGTAGTTGCACATCAACTAAGCTGGAAAATCCTTCAGTGTAGCGTTGCCCCATCCGCCGCTTACGCCGTACAAAGTCATCTAGTTGTTCTAGTTGCGCAACGCCAACCGCAGCCTGGAGATTACTCATCCGGAAGTTCCAGCCTAGTTCTTCATGGATAAAACGCCGTTCTGGCTGGAAACAAAGATTTCTAAGTAAGCGACACCGTTCAGCTAAGCTCGGATCATCTGTAAGGATCATACCGCCTTCGCCAGTCGTGATATGTTTATTAGCATAAAAGCTTAAGGTACTAATTATGCCAAAACTGCCACAGGGCTTACCTCGATAGTTCTGGCCATGCATTTCAGCAGCGTCTTCAATAATAGCAATACTATGACGATCGGCAATTGCCTGAATTTTATCCATCTCAACAGGCAAGCCATAGGTATGGACAACCATGATTGCGCGGGTACGAGGAGTAATTTTGGCTTCAACGCTATCTACCGCCATATTCCAGGTATAGGGATCAGCGTCAACCACAACAGGAGTTGCCCCTGCCCTTATGATTGCAGCAGCACACGAGATAATTGTGAAAGTTGGTAGGATAATTTCATCACCAGGTCCGATACCTAATGCAGCAACTGCAACTTCAAGAGCTGCAGAACCATTAGAGACAGCAATGCCATATTGACGACCTACTCTAGCAGCTAGATCAATTTCTAATCGCCGAACAAAAGGACCCTCTGAGGAAATCCAACCTGTTTCAATACATTCAATTAGATAGGATTTCTCATTGCCAGTTAGTAGCGGCTCATTGACAGGAATAAATGCCATATCAACTGTTATTTTTGTTATTTTACAAATTTTACTTGTGTTACATCAATACCCTCGAAACGAGTTTTATCTTGCTCACCCATATAGGGACCTTGTTTAACTTCAATCATTTCAATATCTTCTAATACTTCAAAGCCATGTCCACCAGTAATTAATAAGATTACATCACCTGCTTGTAATATACGACTTTGCAAATAAAAACGATTACTATTATAAAAATCAACTCTTAATTTTCCTTTTTTAATAATTAAGACCTCCTGCGTAAATAAAACATCTCGATGTACTGGATTATGAACATGAGCTGGGATTACTTTCCCAGCACTATAATTCATATAAGCTAGTTGTTGGGATAGCTCATCAGGTGTGAAGAAATGGATACCAGGTTTTGAGAATTGGGCTGGAATCAAAATAGCTAATAATTCATTACCGTCAGTAATATGTTGGATAGGTGGTGTGTGATCATCTGAAGGGCTAGGCATCATCATATTGATAAGTTTGTACGATCGATTAAGCTTTAATCATTTCGACACAAGCCACTGCTCGCGCTGCTGCTGCATGATCAGGTTCAAGTTGTTGGGGTTGTTGATCTAATTTGGGATTGCGATTAGCCCAGCCTACCCAATCAACGTAACGACATGATTGACATTCATTCTCAGTAGCAATTTTCCAACCTTCTCCAGTATATCAATAAAAGATTACAGATAGCGAGGCAGCAGGTTCAAAAGCTGCAATCGCCTGCTTAAGACATGTACTATCAAATTGTTGAAAGCTGCCAAAATGCTGATAGACACCAAAGGGGACACTGAAAAATAGATGTCCTCCTGGTTTAAGGACCCGATGTAGTTCTGCGATCGCATCTGCGAAGGCATCAGGCTGATCTTCTCGGCTTGCCTGACTTTGAGTGTAAGCACTATTGTCACAACCGACATGTTCAAGAGTTGAAATACAAATGACTACATCGTAATGATTAGATCTTAAGGGAATGTGGCGTAAGTCCGAAAAGATGTAGGAAATTCCTCGATCCCAAAAGCAGACAGAGATCCCAAAAGCAGACAGATTCAGGAGCCAAAGTAAGAATATGTAAGTTTTTATTAGTAAAAATTTTCTCATTTAATAAGAATTCGTGATTTAGAACTGAGCCTGCATCCAGAAGATCGGTAGCATCAACTGGTAGATGGGAGAACAGCCACGGATATTCAACACAGCGTTCATCAATACCTATCCCATAATTAGTTGGCAATTCTTCTTCTTTCTGAAACCGGATCATAAGCTCCGGATTATGTAATGTTTTTTGGATGAACTGCCGTTTGTAGATGCCATATCCTTTTGACCAAGGAATGCGACCATGTTTTAAGTAGTGCTGATAAAGTTGATATTCACTACGACCAACCATCCACTTTGCTAGTGGAAGGAGTATAGGAGGTAATAGCTTAGGAAGTAGAGTTTTAAATTTAAATTCCATAATTAGCAGATTAAGCCAGAAAATTCTTCAGGAATCACTTGTTTAGGCCAATAATCAGGTTTGGCAATCCAGTACCGAATGTTAGGATCAACAATTGCGCGTAGGATATATAATGCTGAGATGGCATAATAAATTGTATCCAATTCTTGAGGTAGACGTTTCTCAACAGACTGTAAGCTCTTAAATAGTTGCTTAACACTGCTTAGAGACATTTTTAAGATGTATTTTACTGCTTGCAAGCAGAGGCGAGAACGAGATAGTTGTACCTGCCGACAGTAAAAATAAGCATTACTCACAGCTCCTTTAATAGTGCGCCGGTAGGCAAATTCATGGGTTTGGCGTTGAGCAGGAATGCGATGATAAAGCCAAGCTCGAGCAGAATAAACGATACGATACCCTTCGTTATAAACCTTGTAAGCAAAGCCTGTTTCGCCGTCGCCTCGCTGCCATTCAATCCAGGTACCACCTATGCCATCTGGGTTGAAACCACCTAGGCTTAAGATTAACTCACGACGGTAGGCCATATTACAACCGTAGGGAGTTTCAGGAAAAGTCATATCACGATCGCTGTCTCCTAAATCCAAGAGGCTAAAGTAGGACGGGTCTAGTACTTTTAGCCAGTCAGGAGGCACTGCTTCCCATTTTGGTAGGATTTTGCCACCTACTCCCCCCACTTTAGGATTATTAAAAGGTTGACAGAGAGACTCTAACCATTCCGAGGGAACAATAACGTCATCATCAATATAAACTACAATTTCCCCTTTTGCCACAATTGCTCCCAGATTTCGCCCATTATGTAATCCTAATTCTTTGACCGGAATGTAGCGAATAGGGACAGAGGTAGTTTGGGCAATATCCTCAACAGACTTCTGAAGATTGAGATCGCAGCCGTTATCTAGAATTATCACCTCAAATTTAAAGGGAAAATTGTTACCTATCACACTCTGCAATGCATCTAGCAGATATTGTGATCTTTGATAGGTTGGTATTGCGACAGTTACAGCAATAGGTTGAGTTTTGTCATGTAAGTACATCATTTATCGGTTAAGTACATCATTTATCGGTTTTTCACAACTAAAAAATGTCAACATAGCTAATGAAGGAAATAATTGACTCATTGGTTCGAGAAGATCATGAAGCCAACGAAACTTCTTTGTTTGGCGACAGATAATCCTTCGATAAATGACTGGAACTGTAAATGTTACTCCTGTATAACTCAAAATTTTAAATCCAGCTTTTTGAATCAGATCTTTATTTTCCCAAATAGGTCGTTCACCAATATGATCTAGCTCATTATCTGTTCTGTCCAATTTTCCAAACAAAAAGAACTTAAAGCGAGAGTTAAGATGTGCTAAATTAGGAACGGCCAGTAAAAGCTTTCCTTGTGGTTTGAGGACACGAAATATTTCACCTAACGCAATTGGCTGATCAGCAAAAGATAAATGTTCTAACGCATCCAAGAATAAAACTACATCAAATGAGTTGTTCTCGTATGGTAGGTTACGAACATCACCCATTTCAACAAAAAGGCTGCTGTAGTTTAAGTCTATTCCTCGTATATCCCACCCTTGAGTACGAAGTTCTTCTACAAAAACACCTTCTCCACAGGCAGCATCGAGGATCTTAACATCTTTATTGGCCAAAGATAGGAAGAAAGACGAAACAATCTTCTTTTTTCTCAAGTATGTTGGTGCATATGACCAGTTTAGATCTAAATTGCGGTGATAGTCACCATAATTAGAATAATGCCAGTTTCTAAAATTATTCTCATTATTTTGAGAGTTTAACATTTCTTTGTTTCCTTAAACTTATGTTTCCTTAAACTTAAATACTTTAAACTTAAATACTTTTACGTTTTACGTCATTGCTTGAACTGAGAGATCTCCAGCTAAAAAAATGCACCCATGTGATGATTCTGGGATCTTACCAGAACCAAACACGTCAGCGGGATAAACTTCAAATTCTAGACAGTTTTCTACAAAATCTACCCATTCCACTTGATTTTCAACAACCGAAACACTTACTAGATAAATTCCTGGCATCAGAGGAATAGAAGGAATTAAAAGTGATGCAATACCCTTCTTTAAATTTTTGAATGAATTTTTCTCAGAGGGAATCATATAGTTATTCAACGAAAATATCCT
This DNA window, taken from Trichothermofontia sichuanensis B231, encodes the following:
- a CDS encoding DegT/DnrJ/EryC1/StrS family aminotransferase, with product MAFIPVNEPLLTGNEKSYLIECIETGWISSEGPFVRRLEIDLAARVGRQYGIAVSNGSAALEVAVAALGIGPGDEIILPTFTIISCAAAIIRAGATPVVVDADPYTWNMAVDSVEAKITPRTRAIMVVHTYGLPVEMDKIQAIADRHSIAIIEDAAEMHGQNYRGKPCGSFGIISTLSFYANKHITTGEGGMILTDDPSLAERCRLLRNLCFQPERRFIHEELGWNFRMSNLQAAVGVAQLEQLDDFVRRKRRMGQRYTEGFSSLVDVQLPVAYTDYAENIYWVYGLVLGDRYTFDAQVAMQKLREKGIGTRPFFWCLHEQPVMHKLGLLTDVSCPVAERLARRGFYLPSGLGLTESAIDQVITAVCEVLS
- a CDS encoding cupin domain-containing protein; its protein translation is MMMPSPSDDHTPPIQHITDGNELLAILIPAQFSKPGIHFFTPDELSQQLAYMNYSAGKVIPAHVHNPVHRDVLFTQEVLIIKKGKLRVDFYNSNRFYLQSRILQAGDVILLITGGHGFEVLEDIEMIEVKQGPYMGEQDKTRFEGIDVTQVKFVK
- a CDS encoding class I SAM-dependent methyltransferase, with protein sequence MFLLWLLNLSAFGISVCFWDRGISYIFSDLRHIPLRSNHYDVVICISTLEHVGCDNSAYTQSQASREDQPDAFADAIAELHRVLKPGGHLFFSVPFGVYQHFGSFQQFDSTCLKQAIAAFEPAASLSVIFY
- a CDS encoding glycosyltransferase is translated as MMYLHDKTQPIAVTVAIPTYQRSQYLLDALQSVIGNNFPFKFEVIILDNGCDLNLQKSVEDIAQTTSVPIRYIPVKELGLHNGRNLGAIVAKGEIVVYIDDDVIVPSEWLESLCQPFNNPKVGGVGGKILPKWEAVPPDWLKVLDPSYFSLLDLGDSDRDMTFPETPYGCNMAYRRELILSLGGFNPDGIGGTWIEWQRGDGETGFAYKVYNEGYRIVYSARAWLYHRIPAQRQTHEFAYRRTIKGAVSNAYFYCRQVQLSRSRLCLQAVKYILKMSLSSVKQLFKSLQSVEKRLPQELDTIYYAISALYILRAIVDPNIRYWIAKPDYWPKQVIPEEFSGLIC
- a CDS encoding class I SAM-dependent methyltransferase, which codes for MLNSQNNENNFRNWHYSNYGDYHRNLDLNWSYAPTYLRKKKIVSSFFLSLANKDVKILDAACGEGVFVEELRTQGWDIRGIDLNYSSLFVEMGDVRNLPYENNSFDVVLFLDALEHLSFADQPIALGEIFRVLKPQGKLLLAVPNLAHLNSRFKFFLFGKLDRTDNELDHIGERPIWENKDLIQKAGFKILSYTGVTFTVPVIYRRIICRQTKKFRWLHDLLEPMSQLFPSLAMLTFFSCEKPINDVLNR